A genome region from Methylobacterium sp. FF17 includes the following:
- a CDS encoding ABC transporter ATP-binding protein, with protein sequence MIRFDNVTKIYRTEGHRRTILERVSFTLKPGISYGFLGINGAGKSTTLRLLAGTEMPSKGRVIRNRRVSWPLGFAGGFHPLMTGRDNIIFVARIYGEDPRRVLDFVEDFSELGSYLDVPIRTYSSGMGARLAFGMSMAIPFDCYLIDETTAVGDGRFQKRCEEAFSARRENADVIMVSHSMDVMRTWCQQGIVLINGRAIVYENIDDAIEVYRRLNA encoded by the coding sequence GTGATCCGCTTCGACAACGTAACCAAGATCTACCGGACGGAAGGCCACCGCCGAACCATCCTCGAGCGCGTGTCCTTCACCCTGAAGCCCGGGATCAGCTACGGCTTCCTCGGGATCAACGGCGCCGGCAAGTCCACCACCCTGCGCCTGCTCGCGGGCACCGAGATGCCCTCGAAGGGCCGGGTGATCCGGAACCGGCGCGTCTCCTGGCCGCTGGGCTTCGCAGGCGGCTTCCATCCGCTGATGACGGGGCGCGACAACATCATCTTCGTCGCGCGGATCTACGGCGAGGATCCGCGCCGGGTGCTCGATTTCGTCGAGGATTTCTCCGAGCTCGGCAGCTACCTCGACGTGCCGATCCGGACCTACTCCTCGGGCATGGGCGCCCGGCTCGCCTTCGGCATGAGCATGGCGATCCCGTTCGACTGCTACCTCATCGACGAGACCACCGCGGTGGGCGACGGGCGCTTCCAGAAGCGCTGCGAGGAGGCCTTCAGCGCGCGCCGGGAGAATGCCGACGTCATCATGGTCTCGCACTCGATGGACGTGATGCGCACCTGGTGCCAGCAGGGCATCGTCCTCATCAACGGGCGCGCCATCGTGTACGAGAACATCGACGATGCCATCGAGGTCTATCGCCGCCTGAACGCCTGA
- a CDS encoding SHOCT domain-containing protein, which yields MTEPSHGPETIADRHGFSLDAVRHLVRALEAGQGGMAQFNHPELGGFGQWSGAGMTMIGDMFNTGLKARVDALCTALASALPAGGWSSGPRGGDTFWPAAWGSPSTSGSQDGTRYAYFPAHRRLAVETGGRVALYDTGEHAISGVAQQQGAGTDLRFSGPGGPVDLAALQRVDDAEPERPAPETRPFEPEPFGAGPSSSPAPAGPAGPAGDVLTTLERLAELQRKGVLTEAEFAAKKAELLTRL from the coding sequence ATGACCGAACCGTCCCACGGCCCGGAGACGATCGCCGATCGTCACGGGTTCAGCCTCGACGCCGTGCGCCACCTCGTCCGCGCGCTGGAGGCGGGACAGGGCGGGATGGCGCAGTTCAACCATCCCGAGCTCGGCGGCTTCGGGCAATGGTCGGGCGCCGGCATGACCATGATCGGCGACATGTTCAACACCGGCCTCAAGGCCCGGGTCGACGCGCTCTGCACCGCCCTCGCCTCGGCGCTTCCCGCCGGCGGCTGGTCGTCCGGCCCCCGGGGCGGGGACACGTTCTGGCCCGCCGCCTGGGGCTCCCCCTCCACGTCCGGATCGCAGGACGGTACGCGCTACGCGTACTTTCCGGCCCATCGCCGCCTCGCGGTCGAGACCGGGGGGCGGGTCGCCCTCTACGACACGGGCGAGCACGCGATCAGCGGCGTGGCGCAGCAGCAGGGCGCAGGCACGGATCTGCGGTTCTCCGGGCCCGGCGGCCCCGTGGATCTCGCGGCGCTCCAGCGGGTGGACGACGCGGAGCCCGAGCGTCCCGCCCCGGAGACGCGCCCCTTCGAGCCCGAGCCCTTCGGCGCCGGTCCATCGAGTTCGCCCGCCCCGGCGGGTCCGGCAGGTCCGGCCGGCGATGTCCTGACCACGCTCGAGCGCCTGGCCGAGCTGCAGCGCAAGGGCGTGCTCACCGAGGCCGAGTTTGCCGCCAAGAAGGCTGAACTTCTGACGCGCCTCTAG
- the glgX gene encoding glycogen debranching protein GlgX — translation MADTTNPSDRASQQSRAKRSRIKEGSPYPLGANWDGLGVNFALFSAHATKVELCLFDDEGVNEIERIELPEYTDEIWHGYLPDARPGTIYGYRVHGPYEPKAGHRFNPNKLLIDPYAKGLVGSITWNPALFGYQMETGDDLTFDDRDSAPYTRRSRVIDPAFTWGRDRKPHVPWEKTIFYETHVKGFTKLHPAVPEKLRGTYAGLGTPAVLDYIKSLGVTSVELLPVHAFVQDDYLQEKGLVNYWGYNTISFFTPARRYSAVPDFAFSEFKEMVARMHGAGLEVILDVVYNHTAEGNEKGPTLSFKGVDNASYYRLMPKEPRYYINDTGTGNTFNLSHPRVLQLVTDSLRYWATEMRVDGFRFDLATILGREPHGFDEGGGFLDTCRQDPVLNGVKLIAEPWDCGPGGYQVGGFPPGWAEWNDRFRDDVRGFWRGDEGMLPDLAARLTGSADKFNKRGRKPWASVNFLTAHDGFTLNDTVSYNEKHNLANGEDNRDGHSHNLSNNYGAEGPTDDPEIRAVRLRQMRNMLATLFLSRGTPMLLAGDEFARTQNGNNNAYCQDNEISWLDWEGVGPEERDLAEFTQRLTLLREALPILTRGRFLTGAYDEEFGVKDVAWLRPDGGEMSPENWTQGDARALAVLLDGRAQASGIHQRGGDATLLLLYNAYHDLVTFTLPESVGGVGWTRLLDTNLPDSQDVVSKPIGATYDVTGRSMLMFVLKPEEVDGVDATEMERSYQHVMQAFERANVNSVRFETRQR, via the coding sequence ATGGCCGACACGACGAACCCCTCGGACCGCGCGAGCCAGCAGAGCCGCGCCAAACGTTCGCGCATCAAGGAAGGCTCCCCCTATCCGCTCGGCGCGAACTGGGACGGCCTCGGCGTGAACTTCGCGCTGTTCTCGGCCCATGCCACGAAGGTCGAGCTCTGCCTGTTCGACGACGAGGGCGTGAACGAGATCGAGCGGATCGAGCTGCCGGAATACACCGACGAGATCTGGCACGGCTACCTGCCGGATGCCCGCCCGGGCACGATCTACGGCTACCGGGTCCACGGCCCCTACGAGCCGAAGGCGGGCCACCGCTTCAACCCGAACAAGCTGCTGATCGACCCCTACGCCAAGGGGCTGGTGGGTTCGATCACCTGGAACCCGGCGCTGTTCGGATACCAGATGGAGACCGGCGACGACCTGACCTTCGACGATCGGGATTCGGCGCCCTACACCCGGCGCTCGCGCGTCATCGACCCCGCCTTCACCTGGGGCCGGGACCGCAAGCCTCACGTGCCGTGGGAGAAGACCATCTTCTACGAGACCCATGTGAAGGGCTTCACCAAGCTGCATCCGGCCGTGCCGGAGAAGCTGCGCGGCACCTATGCGGGCCTCGGCACTCCGGCGGTCCTCGACTACATCAAGTCCCTCGGCGTCACCTCGGTGGAGTTGCTGCCGGTCCACGCCTTCGTGCAGGACGATTACCTGCAGGAGAAGGGGCTGGTGAACTACTGGGGCTACAACACCATCTCGTTCTTCACGCCCGCGCGGCGCTACTCGGCGGTGCCGGACTTCGCCTTCTCCGAGTTCAAGGAGATGGTCGCGCGCATGCACGGCGCCGGCCTCGAGGTGATCCTCGACGTGGTCTACAACCACACGGCCGAGGGCAACGAGAAGGGTCCGACCCTGTCGTTCAAGGGTGTCGACAACGCCTCCTACTACCGGCTGATGCCCAAGGAGCCGCGCTACTACATCAACGACACCGGCACCGGGAACACCTTCAACCTCTCGCACCCGCGCGTGCTGCAGCTCGTGACCGACAGCCTGCGCTACTGGGCCACCGAGATGCGGGTGGACGGCTTCCGCTTCGATCTCGCCACCATCCTCGGCCGCGAGCCGCACGGCTTCGACGAGGGCGGCGGCTTCCTCGACACCTGCCGTCAGGACCCGGTGCTGAACGGCGTCAAGCTCATCGCCGAGCCGTGGGATTGCGGTCCGGGCGGCTACCAGGTCGGCGGCTTCCCGCCGGGCTGGGCCGAGTGGAACGACCGTTTCCGCGATGACGTGCGCGGCTTTTGGCGCGGCGACGAGGGCATGCTGCCCGACCTCGCGGCCCGCCTCACGGGGTCGGCCGACAAGTTCAACAAGCGCGGCCGCAAGCCCTGGGCGTCGGTCAACTTCCTCACCGCCCATGACGGCTTCACGCTCAACGACACCGTTTCGTACAACGAGAAGCACAACCTCGCCAACGGCGAGGACAACCGCGACGGCCACTCCCACAACCTCTCGAACAATTACGGCGCCGAGGGGCCGACGGACGATCCGGAGATTCGCGCGGTGCGGCTGCGCCAGATGCGCAACATGCTCGCCACCCTGTTCCTCTCGCGCGGCACCCCGATGCTGCTCGCCGGCGACGAATTCGCCCGGACCCAGAACGGCAACAACAACGCCTATTGCCAGGACAACGAGATCTCCTGGCTCGACTGGGAGGGCGTCGGCCCGGAGGAGCGGGACCTCGCCGAGTTCACGCAGCGCCTGACCCTGCTGCGCGAGGCCCTGCCGATCCTGACGCGGGGGCGCTTCCTCACGGGCGCCTACGACGAGGAGTTCGGGGTCAAGGACGTGGCCTGGCTGCGCCCCGACGGCGGTGAGATGTCGCCCGAGAACTGGACCCAGGGCGATGCCCGGGCGCTGGCGGTGCTCCTCGACGGGCGGGCGCAGGCCTCGGGCATCCACCAGCGCGGCGGGGATGCCACCCTGCTCCTGCTCTACAACGCCTACCACGACCTCGTGACCTTCACCCTGCCGGAATCGGTGGGCGGGGTCGGCTGGACGCGCCTGCTCGACACCAACCTGCCCGACAGCCAGGACGTGGTGAGCAAGCCCATCGGCGCGACCTACGACGTCACCGGCCGCTCGATGCTGATGTTCGTCCTGAAGCCCGAGGAGGTGGACGGGGTCGACGCCACGGAGATGGAGCGCTCCTACCAGCACGTGATGCAGGCGTTCGAGCGCGCCAACGTGAACAGCGTGCGCTTCGAGACCCGGCAGCGCTGA
- a CDS encoding spore photoproduct lyase family protein, with protein sequence MAQPRDLLDICTIYHEPAVPDYPRGQEILDRFPGAERRVVPSHWNIPSLHGNAGSVEDWVRIKRSTLVLGVKKGLTMRPNGRSAHFIAPSTSNGCAMACAYCYVPRRKGFANPISVFVNVEAIAAAIARHAARQGPLTEPDSIDPALWVYDLGENGDLSVDAMVSETVRDLVGLFRDIPNAKGSFATKAVNRDLLAYDPQGKTRIRFSLMPERIARVVDVRTAPIPERLAAIDDFVAAGYEVHVNFSPVILYEGWEADWRALFDALDAALGPAARAQLKAEIILLTHNADLHAVNLGWHPKAEDLLWRPDIQEAKVSEGGGANLRYRTGWKGKWLARFKALLAERMPYCVVRYAF encoded by the coding sequence ATGGCACAGCCCCGCGACCTCCTCGACATCTGCACGATCTACCACGAGCCGGCGGTGCCGGATTACCCGCGCGGGCAGGAGATCCTGGACCGGTTCCCGGGGGCCGAGCGCCGGGTCGTGCCCTCGCACTGGAACATCCCGAGCCTGCACGGCAATGCCGGCTCGGTGGAGGACTGGGTGCGGATCAAGCGCTCCACCCTGGTGCTCGGGGTGAAGAAGGGGCTGACGATGCGGCCGAACGGGCGCAGCGCCCATTTCATCGCGCCCTCCACCTCCAACGGCTGCGCCATGGCCTGCGCCTACTGCTACGTGCCGCGCCGCAAGGGGTTCGCGAACCCGATCTCGGTCTTCGTCAACGTGGAGGCCATCGCGGCGGCCATCGCGCGACACGCGGCGCGCCAGGGCCCCCTGACGGAGCCCGACAGCATCGACCCGGCCCTGTGGGTCTACGATCTCGGCGAGAACGGCGACCTCTCGGTGGACGCGATGGTGAGCGAGACCGTGCGCGACCTCGTGGGGCTGTTCCGGGACATCCCGAACGCCAAGGGTTCCTTCGCCACGAAGGCGGTGAACCGCGACCTCCTGGCCTACGACCCGCAGGGCAAGACCCGCATCCGCTTCTCGCTGATGCCCGAGCGCATCGCCCGCGTGGTCGATGTCCGCACCGCGCCGATCCCGGAGCGCCTCGCCGCCATCGACGATTTCGTGGCGGCCGGCTACGAGGTCCACGTCAACTTCTCGCCGGTCATCCTCTACGAGGGCTGGGAGGCGGATTGGCGCGCGCTGTTCGACGCCCTCGACGCCGCCCTCGGCCCGGCCGCCCGCGCGCAGCTGAAGGCCGAAATCATCCTCCTGACCCACAACGCCGACCTGCACGCGGTCAACCTCGGCTGGCATCCGAAGGCGGAGGACCTGCTCTGGCGCCCGGACATCCAGGAGGCGAAGGTCTCGGAAGGCGGCGGCGCGAACCTGCGCTACCGGACCGGCTGGAAGGGGAAATGGCTGGCGCGGTTCAAGGCGCTGCTGGCCGAACGGATGCCGTATTGCGTGGTGCGGTACGCCTTCTGA